Below is a window of Candidatus Deferrimicrobiaceae bacterium DNA.
TCCGCCGCTTCCCTTATGCTGGGGAGGAACACGTCGGGCCGGACACCGCGGCGCTCCCCCTCCCGGCGCTCCGATTCCCCGTATCCTGTGGCCACCAGAATGGTTTTCGCCCGCAGACTGCGGCCCATCGTCACATCGGTCATTTTATCACCGACGATCCACATCGTATACGAGGCCGGTTTCCCGATGCGCGCCAGCACCTTTTGCGCCATCCCGGGGGAAGGTTTCCGGCAGTCGCATACGGCGCGATACTTTTCCACCGACCCTTCCGGATGGTGGGGGCAATACTCCACAGCGGCGAACTCGACCCCCTTCGCGCGGAAAAGTTCGACGAACGCCCGGTGAACCGCTTCCATCTGATCCTCTTGGAACTTCCCCTTCGCGAGTCCCGCCTGGTTGGAGAGGACCGCGAGGGCGAATCCCTCCCCCGAAAGGCGCAGGAGGGACTTAGCCGCCCCGGGAATCTCGCGCACCTCCCGGGGGTCGGAGAGGTACCCCACCTCCTCGATCAGCGTGCCGTCCCGGTCGAGGAACACGATCCCCCTCATCGGACCTCCCGGTACAGATCCGGTTCCCCAGGCGGCCTCGTCTTCCACCTGCGGTGTAACCAGAGCCAATGCGCGGGGTCTTCCCGGATCACCTTCTCCAGTTCCTCGTTGCACCGGCGCGTGAGACGCACCACCTCCTCCTCCCGCGGCGCGGACGGGTCCATCGGGATCGCCGGCCCGAACCGCAGGGTGTGGTGGTATTTTCTCCGCGAATCCCGGAAGATGAACGCGGAGTGGATATTCGTGCGGAGCGCGAGGGCCATCCGTGCGATTCCGTAGCTCGTGTACGCCTTCTTCGAAAAGAAGTCGACCAGCACCCCCTGGGGACGGTCCACGTTCTGGTCGATCAGGATCCCGACCATGGTCCCCCGGCGCACCTCCCGCATCACCTCCTTCGCGGAGTCGAACTTCCGGATCACCCGGTTCCCGACCCATTCCCTCCGCTCCGAAACGATCCGGTCCCACGCCGGATCCGAAAGCGGGCGGACGATGAACGCCATGGGAGCGACGAGCGTGCCGTACGCGTGCGAGGCGAGTTCCCAGTTCCCGAAATGCCCCGTGAGCCCGAGCACACCCAAGCCCCGTTCCTGTTCGCTCCGCCGGAGATGCTCGAGACCCTCGATCCGGATGTGCTCCTCGACATACGTTCGGTCCATCTTCGGGATGTGGATGAATTCGGCCGCCGCCGTGCCCATCCTCGCGTAGCAGAGACGGACGATCCGGGCGGCTTCCTTGTCCCCCATTCCCGGGAAGGCGATCCGGAGGTTGATCCGGGCGATCTTCCGGTGCTTTCCGTCCACGGCCCAGACAAGCAGCATCGCCAGTTCGAACAAAGCGGACCGGACCGGCAGCGGGAGCGCTTCCGCCAGGCGCAGGATCGCCCGGTACGCCTTTTCCCTCATCGCCCTTTTCCTCTCCCGATCCTCTCCAGGAGGAGACGGGACAGGACTTCCCACCCGGAAAGAAATTCCACCCCGACGCGCAGCGCCGCGACCGGAAACGGCACCTCGGCCGGAAGCCGGACCATGTCCTTTTCGGTGGTGACGACGGGAAGGCCGGCGGCCGCGGCACGGATCCTCTCGAGGTCGGCCGCGCGGTACGGGTGGTGGTCCCGGAATCCGAGGAACCGTTGCACGAGAAAGCCGGACGCGCGGAGAGTTTCCTCGAATCGGTCGTTTTGCGCGACCCCCGAAAAAGCCACGATCGGTTGCTCCCCCGTGGGAAGCGGACTTTCCGCACCGTCGCGGTCGACGAGCGCGCGCGGGACAAGACGGGTAAAAGCCGCGGTCTTGCCCGGCGGAAACGGTATGCCTCCGATCGCCCGCCTGCCGTGTTCGAGGCTTTCGCATCGGGTAACGACCAGGGCGTCCGCGAACCGGGCCTGGTCCGGAAGCTCCCGGAGCGGTCCGAACGGTAGGGTCCGCCGGTTCCCCAGCCCCCGGACGGCGTCGACCAGGAGGAGATCGGCGTCCCGGCGGAGGGATAGGTGCTGGAACCCGTCGTCGAGCAGGAACGCATCCACCTCGAGAACCCGGAGACATTCGGTCCCCGCGGCAAACCGGGATTCGCCCACGAGCACGGGAACCCCGGGGAGGGTCGACGCGAGAAGGGCCGGCTCATCTCCCACCCGCTCCGCCGCGCCGGCTCCGAACCCGCTCGCAGGTCCTCCCCCCGCCCCCCGCGAAGCCCAGACGACGCCGCTCGTCTTCCTTCCGTACCCGCGGCTCAGGATCGCGACCTTCACCCCCAGGCCGGAAAGCCATCCGGC
It encodes the following:
- a CDS encoding HAD-IIIA family hydrolase, yielding MRGIVFLDRDGTLIEEVGYLSDPREVREIPGAAKSLLRLSGEGFALAVLSNQAGLAKGKFQEDQMEAVHRAFVELFRAKGVEFAAVEYCPHHPEGSVEKYRAVCDCRKPSPGMAQKVLARIGKPASYTMWIVGDKMTDVTMGRSLRAKTILVATGYGESERREGERRGVRPDVFLPSIREAA
- a CDS encoding lysophospholipid acyltransferase family protein gives rise to the protein MREKAYRAILRLAEALPLPVRSALFELAMLLVWAVDGKHRKIARINLRIAFPGMGDKEAARIVRLCYARMGTAAAEFIHIPKMDRTYVEEHIRIEGLEHLRRSEQERGLGVLGLTGHFGNWELASHAYGTLVAPMAFIVRPLSDPAWDRIVSERREWVGNRVIRKFDSAKEVMREVRRGTMVGILIDQNVDRPQGVLVDFFSKKAYTSYGIARMALALRTNIHSAFIFRDSRRKYHHTLRFGPAIPMDPSAPREEEVVRLTRRCNEELEKVIREDPAHWLWLHRRWKTRPPGEPDLYREVR
- the lpxK gene encoding tetraacyldisaccharide 4'-kinase, yielding MIGTVARWKRTLYGAGILRSLSLPRPVVSVGNLTVGGSGKTPHVQFLAGWLSGLGVKVAILSRGYGRKTSGVVWASRGAGGGPASGFGAGAAERVGDEPALLASTLPGVPVLVGESRFAAGTECLRVLEVDAFLLDDGFQHLSLRRDADLLLVDAVRGLGNRRTLPFGPLRELPDQARFADALVVTRCESLEHGRRAIGGIPFPPGKTAAFTRLVPRALVDRDGAESPLPTGEQPIVAFSGVAQNDRFEETLRASGFLVQRFLGFRDHHPYRAADLERIRAAAAGLPVVTTEKDMVRLPAEVPFPVAALRVGVEFLSGWEVLSRLLLERIGRGKGR